A genomic region of Daphnia carinata strain CSIRO-1 chromosome 5, CSIRO_AGI_Dcar_HiC_V3, whole genome shotgun sequence contains the following coding sequences:
- the LOC130703047 gene encoding uncharacterized protein LOC130703047, translated as MIDNEQTAQEEIGAIGGVPPQEEIETWKRRRTQLRKQITVTRRHTDSLILSGGSRGAIKGLMEHLRNLNHDNRHVHTDLMGTDPDTIENDKQEAMHLRYVQQSGEMYEMVEGYLTSRLDDPASEIQEDPRQSFPAVGIGRQEREPYRTIDNLAVPRRPEEIQNLQERHPGSQAEAGAISRALSSLTVDDDERYSSVSQRPIPTSRPHAAGKENVIPKRIVNVPWVSDRSNAPDDWIDQYSNGRLPPESSQHHFRSSVSAELEVYHGRALHWFAWIDVFKALVHDTPRSPGEKIALLKRYLRGDCLDVIYGLGGGEEAYIEALVRLKQTCGRRDVMRAAHIQAIDRLELKLDPRTFKRYAEKIRPHLFDLTRIEVSPADVIERENGRDLEHRSLNDFGRWLCNRASAYQNAPSIAAEQSAPVARNNFPDNRRPARVHQGATTSPDIRGTVLDRPFCFKCEKTHKLTDCTEFQGLSIGERVMFCVRHHLCFCCFSPKHSVQSCPKRRPCKHTGCRYSHHEVLHDSGNLSIKRAKPSTARTGRQRVDLGMMRLEVSSVDGKWSQLVNVFIDEGSDSTLMTDSCARSLNIRGIPQILEVDGVGGEVRQHSSQRVRFLIRSETGALFPISASTMKRVANPAPVINWNVKKQNWSHLRDIPVGEVGGDIDVLVGMDHAHLSMVQEGRGGKAGEPVASRTQLGWIIRGVTDTQDTLATVRSNRVISSTYSKDLNTQLRRFCDTEEFGTEFQAGCLSPEDKRALAIAVSGTKRLDVGYQVPITWREGEPNLTNNYEMAINRWKRYASVVNNESTARYFLAHHGVYKGSKLRVVFDTAAPFKGKCLNNAIIAGPALQPSLAAVVNRFRLYEIAWAADIEAMGNRAENLPDGSSTVWGELFPFVAIHTIRKIMEDAGANERITTAVRDNIYVDDYLNSAPGITDATQEATTIRNYLLAADLKLQGWISNSPEFVQGVMGKEHVLSSSPTTHSLVQNPDEKVLGVFWNTLKDSLGFNVANRPDTCFTRVNLISKVASVFDPLGTASPLIVKAKIRLRELGVKGLKWTDEVVGDDRKWWEQWFNALKLLGDVEIPRCLFPAVSTITSSEIHTFCDASEEAYAAVVYIRNSYDKNCKQTIRIHQIKAANKLAPKKCLSVPKLELNAALLGARLAKTVGTSLPPGMISSRKFWTDSSTVRNRIRATAAHYQVFVSNRIGEIQTITEPDEWRFVPGALNPADAATRSTLDGTIFPVAWLKGPKFLSQSGQEWPMDLPWIAVNEEKRPARTLVITQPVQRDWTQIQITPELSCLPSLCQLDPVFFDVIKQCQVEAFSEELRRLKNNKTLHSSSSLLALSPILDKDGLLRLGGRIGRARLPYDQLHPVLLPGKHPLAEKIVHAFHTRLNHVGTDFLLCYIRQHFWMTSGRELVKKIRRDCPICRRNRARPGEQLMAELPESRLDYGTIPFTRTAVDLFGPLEISSYRCRIAKRWGVLYTCLVTRTIFLELVPSLSSEDFLLSLRRFIAMYRSPAVLHSDNGTNFVGAEGELREAAIKLHSSEEVPAFMHSTRIRWIFQPHRTPHFGGAHEALVKITKRALYDALEREKGAFRHPSEDVLRTVLHEVAGLLNTRPLTYASSDPEDFRPLTPNDFLNRAPTAYPPAGCYDDAQPRERYQCL; from the exons AAATAGGAGCCATCGGAGGTGTTCCGCCCCAAGAAGAGATCGAAAcgtggaaaagaagaagaactcaGCTGCGCAAACAGATAACGGTCACTCGTCGCCACACCGATTCACTGATACTTAGTGGAGGCTCACGGGGAGCCATTAAGGGACTAATGGAACATCTGAGGAACCTGAATCACGACAACCGTCATGTACACACGGATCTCATGGGTACCGACCCAGATACCATCGAGAATGACAAGCAGGAAGCTATGCACCTGCGTTACGTACAGCAATCTGGCGAAATGTACGAAATGGTGGAAGGCTATTTAACCTCCAGGCTGGACGATCCAGCTTCTGAAATCCAAGAGGATCCTAGGCAATCGTTTCCCGCAGTCGGAATCGGACGACAAGAAAGAGAACCGTACAGGACTATTGACAATTTAGCCGTACCAAGAAGACCTGAAGAGATCCAAAATCTACAAGAAAGACACCCCGGTTCCCAAGCCGAAGCGGGTGCAATAAGCAGAGCCTTGAGTTCATTAACAGTAGATGACGACGAACGCTATTCATCAGTCAGCCAACGACCAATTCCAACCAGTCGACCACATGCTGCTGGCAAAGAGAATGTCATTCCGAAAAGGATAGTCAATGTGCCATGGGTGAGCGATAGGAGCAACGCCCCGGACGACTGGATAGACCAATACAGCAACGGCCGGTTGCCACCAGAGTCCAGCCAACATCACTTCCGTTCGTCAGTCTCGGCGGAGTTGGAAGTCTATCACGGAAGGGCACTACATTGGTTCGCATGGATTGACGTCTTCAAGGCCCTAGTACATGACACTCCGAGGTCCCCAGGAGAAAAGATTGCCTTATTGAAAAGATACCTTCGAGGTGACTGTCTAGACGTAATATACGGACTCGGAGGTGGAGAGGAAGCCTACATAGAAGCGCTAGTAAGACTGAAGCAGACCTGTGGGAGACGCGACGTTATGAGAGCAGCACATATACAAGCAATTGACCGGTTAGAGCTGAAATTGGATCCAAGAACGTTCAAAAGATATGCCGAGAAAATTCGCCCCCACCTCTTCGATCTTACTCGAATTGAAGTTTCACCAGCTGATGTCATCGAAAGG GAAAATGGGAGAGACCTAGAGCATAGAAGCCTCAACGATTTTGGAAGATGGCTTTGCAATAGAGCCTCAGCATACCAAAACGCTCCCAGCATAGCGGCGGAACAGAGTGCCCCAGTAGCCAGAAACAATTTTCCCGACAATCGTCGTCCAGCACGCGTGCATCAAGGAGCCACAACTTCTCCAGATATCAGAGGAACGGTACTCGACCGCCCATTTTGCTTCAAATGCGAGAAAACCCACAAACTGACCGACTGCACAGAATTCCAAGGGCTCTCCATCGGGGAGCGAGTCATGTTCTGCGTTCGTCATCACCTATGCTTCTGCTGTTTCAGCCCCAAGCATTCTGTCCAAAGCTGTCCGAAAAGAAGACCCTGCAAACATACCGGTTGCCGATACAGCCACCACGAAGTATTGCACGACTCCGGAAATCTATCTATAAAACGAGCCAAACCATCGACAGCCCGCACCGGCAGGCAGAGGGTGGATTTGGGAATGATGCGGTTGGAAGTGAGCTCAGTCGACGGGAAATGGTCCCAACTGGTGAACGTGTTTATCGATGAGGGAAGTGACTCCACTCTCATGACAGACTCATGCGCCCGATCTTTAAACATACGAGGAATCCCGCAAATCCTTGAAGTGGATGGAGTCGGTGGTGAAGTACGGCAACACTCCTCACAACGCGTACGATTCTTGATCCGTTCAGAGACCGGAGCTCTATTTCCAATATCCGCTTCTACCATGAAAAGGGTGGCGAATCCAGCTCCCGTGATCAACTGGAACgtcaagaaacaaaattggAGCCACCTGAGAGATATACCGGTGGGCGAAGTAGGGGGCGACATCGATGTACTGGTAGGCATGGACCATGCACATCTGTCAATGGTTCAGGAAGGCCGAGGCGGAAAGGCAGGTGAGCCCGTAGCCTCCCGTACTCAATTGGGGTGGATTATCCGAGGCGTAACCGACACGCAAGACACCTTGGCCACCGTCCGAAGCAATCGAGTTATCAGCAGTACCTACTCCAAAGATCTGAACACTCAACTTCGCAGGTTCTGCGATACGGAGGAGTTCGGAACGGAGTTTCAGGCTGGATGTTTGTCACCTGAAGACAAAAGAGCTCTAGCAATAGCAGTCTCAGGAACGAAAAGGCTAGACGTCGGTTATCAAGTTCCGATCACCTGGCGAGAGGGAGAACCAAATCTGACGAATAACTACGAAATGGCCATCAACCGATGGAAGA GGTATGCATCAGTAGTCAATAACGAATCGACTGCAAGGTATTTTCTGGCACACCACGGCGTCTACAAAGGATCAAAACTTCGAGTAGTTTTCGACACTGCAGCCCCCTTCAAAGGCAAATGTCTCAACAATGCAATAATAGCTGGCCCGGCCCTTCAACCATCTCTCGCAGCCGTAGTCAACCGTTTCAGATTGTACGAGATCGCCTGGGCGGCGGATATCGAGGCCAT GGGAAACCGAGCCGAAAACCTGCCGGATGGATCGTCTACCGTTTGGGGCGAGCTGTTCCCCTTCGTCGCCATTCACACAATCCGGAAGATTATGGAAGATGCTGGTGCAAATGAAAGGATTACTACCGCCGTCCGAGATAACATATATGTGGACGATTACCTTAACTCTGCCCCCGGTATCACAGACGCGACGCAAGAAGCTACAACGATCCGTAATTATCTGCTCGCTGCGGATCTCAAACTGCAGGGGTGGATATCAAATTCACCGGAATTCGTCCAAGGTGTAATGGGAAAGGAACACGTGCTGTCTTCGTCACCAACCACCCATTCTCTAGTGCAAAATCCCGACGAAAAGGTTCTGGGTGTATTTTGGAACACCCTTAAGGACTCCCTCGGATTCAACGTAGCTAACCGTCCCGACACCTGCTTCACCCGCGTAAACCTCATTAGTAAAGTGGCCAGTGTCTTTGACCCCCTCGGCACCGCCTCTCCATTGATAGTAAAGGCCAAGATACGCCTGAGAGAACTCGGCGTCAAAGGATTGAAATGGACCGACGAAGTGGTTGGCGACGACCGGAAATGGTGGGAACAGTGGTTCAACGCCCTAAAATTATTGGGTGATGTGGAAATCCCTCGCTGTCTCTTCCCTGCGGTATCGACTATTACCTCTTCAGAAATCCACACCTTCTGTGATGCTTCGGAAGAAGCCTACGCGGCAGTGGTCTACATCAGAAATAGCTACGACAAAAACTGCAAGCAGACGATAAGGATACACCAAATCAAGGCGGCCAACAAGTTAGCTCCCAAAAAATGTCTCTCGGTTCCGAAGCTGGAACTAAACGCGGCCTTGCTGGGCGCCCGGCTCGCCAAAACCGTCGGAACGTCACTCCCTCCTGGAATGATATCCAGCAGAAAATTCTGGACTGACAGCAGCACTGTCCGAAATCGGATCCGAGCCACAGCAGCCCATTATCAAGTCTTCGTGAGCAATCGCATTGGAGAAATACAAACCATCACCGAACCCGACGAATGGCGCTTCGTCCCGGGCGCTCTAAATCCGGCGGATGCCGCGACCCGCTCCACTCTAGATGGAACCATTTTCCCAGTTGCCTGGCTTAAAGGACCGAAATTTCTCTCACAGTCTGGGCAGGAATGGCCGATGGATCTTCCGTGGATAGCGGTAAACGAGGAGAAACGTCCCGCACGTACACTCGTCATCACGCAGCCGGTTCAGAGAGACTGGACCCAAATCCAAATTACTCCAGAACTGTCTTGTCTTCCCTCACTGTGCCAACTAGACCCTGTCTTCTTTGATGTAATCAAACAGTGTCAGGTCGAGGCGTTCTCTGAAGAACTAAGACGCctaaagaataataaaacCCTGCACTCTAGCTCCTCGCTGTTGGCCCTGTCTCCGATCCTCGACAAAGATGGGCTACTTAGACTTGGTGGACGAATTGGTCGCGCACGCCTGCCCTACGATCAGCTGCATCCGGTACTCTTGCCCGGAAAACACCCGCTCGCCGAGAAAATCGTCCACGCGTTCCATACGCGACTCAATCATGTAGGAACGGACTTCCTCCTCTGCTACATACGTCAACATTTTTGGATGACAAGCGGGAGAGAATTAGTGAAGAAGATCCGCAGGGATTGTCCCATCTGTAGGCGTAATCGAGCCCGACCGGGCGAACAATTGATGGCCGAGTTACCAGAGTCCCGCCTCGACTATGGCACCATTCCCTTCACTCGAACAGCCGTGGATCTATTCGGCCCATTAGAGATCAGCTCGTATCGTTGCAGAATCGCTAAAAGATGGGGCGTGCTGTATACATGCCTGGTAACCAGGACAATATTCTTGGAATTAGTACCGTCGCTTTCATCTGAAGACTTTCTCCTATCCCTGCGCAGATTTATCGCCATGTATCGTAGCCCAGCAGTCCTTCATTCCGACAACGGGACGAACTTCGTCGGCGCGGAAGGCGAGCTACGAGAGGCAGCCATCAAATTACATAGCTCCGAAGAGGTGCCCGCGTTTATGCACAGTACCCGTATACGCTGGATCTTTCAACCGCACCGTACTCCCCATTTTGGAGGAGCTCACGAGGCCTTAGTCAAAATCACCAAGAGAGCTCTCTACGATGCtttagaaagagagaaaggagcCTTCCGTCATCCTAGCGAGGATGTACTTCGAACGGTGCTTCATGAAGTCGCGGGGCTGCTAAACACTAGGCCGCTGACATATGCCAGCTCCGATCCGGAAGATTTCCGCCCCCTAACGCCAAACGACTTCTTAAATCGTGCACCGACCGCATATCCCCCCGCTGGATGCTATGACGACGCGCAACCGCGAGAACGTTATCAATGCCTGTAA